The window GGGTAAGCGCCTCTTCAAAGGATACTTTTACCGCCGGCAGGCCCGGATCGGATGTGTCGTCATCCGCCCCGCCGATTCCCATGCCGTCTTCGGTATCGTCAGTGGAATCACCGCCATCTCCCCCTCCGCTCCCCCCACTGCAACTCATCGCGATAAAGACAACCAGCGCCGCAATCAGAGGAAACAGGCCCGTCAAACCTTTTCGGGAATAATTGAAAGACACGATTGAGTCATAATATCAGTTGGCCTTCCGGATGACAACAGCCCCCGCCAGCGTAATTCCAAAGGCCGCCACAATCGCCGCGCCGGTCGGCAGGTCCCAGGCGTACGACGCGGCAATGCCTCCCCCGCTGATCACGGTTCCGAGAATCCATCCGACAACCAGCCTCGTTTTCAAACGATCGGTAAAAAGCAACGCAATCAGGGCCGGGACGATCAAAAGCGAAAAGACCAGAAGGATTCCGGCCATCTGCACCGAACTGGTAATGACCAGGCCGAAGGACGAGTAAAAAAACAGATCCCACAGCCAGAGCTTCAAGCCCTGTTTGCGGGCCTCGGCGGGATTATTGGAGACCAGAAGAAACGGATGGCGGAAACGGTAATGAAAAAAACCGAGGACGGAATAGATGACGGCGGTTTTGAGTATCTGCCCCCACCCGACCCAAAGGATGTTTCCGTTAAGAATGAACTTCAAATGTTCGGAACCGTGCGGGATGCGATCGGCGATCAAAACGGCCAAAGCGGAACTGGCGGCAAAACTCACTCCGATCAACGCCTCTTCGGGGAGGCGGTCGTCGCGAAAAAAGGCAAAAAAACAGGCCCCCGCCAGAGTGAAGCCGAGGCCAAAAAAATAGGCGGTCTGGGATTCGAGCGAAAAACCGAGAAGCAGGGCCACCGTCATCCCCAACGCCGCAATCTGCGCCAGGGCGATGTCGACAAAAATCACGCCCCGGGCGATCACGTGGATTCCCAGGTAGGTGTGGATTCCGGTCAAAACCAGACAGGCAACAAAAGCGGGAAGCAAAAAAAGAAATTCGTTGTTCATAAGGCCCCCTTCAGTTCTCCAATCAGGTAATCAAACAATCCCTCATACGTCGTCACTCCCGTTTCTCCACCAACCGATGTCGCCAAATCGCGGACCACTGCCCCGGTCTTCTTCCCCAACTCCCACGATGGCTTGGGATCATAATAATTCTCGGAGACAATCAAATGGATCTGCCGCGATTTGATGAGGTCGATTAGAGAGGTAATGTGCGACGGTGGCGCGGGAATGCCCGGTTTCGGCTCGATAACGTCGGCGATTGTTATTCCCAGCCAATTCGCAAAATAAGAAAAAACCTTGTGGTGCGTGACGATATCTTTGCCGCGCAAAGAGGCCGCCAAACTTTGCCATGCCGCAATCCGGCTTTTGAGGCGCGATTCAAAAGTAGCCAGATTGTCTCGATAAGCCGGCTGATTGGCGGGATCGAGGACAGATAACTTGTCGGCAACCTCCCGGGCAATGATCAGGCCATTGCGCGGATCAAGCCAATAATGCGGATTCCCCAAGGGATGAATATCCCCCATCGAGCGGTCGACTTTTCCCGCCGGGATTTCAATCACCGGAATATCCCGGGAGGCGTCCAGATAGCCCGTGGAACCCCGCTGAATCTTTGGATTCCGCGACTGCGTCATCAAAACCGGCAACCAGCCGATCTCCAGATCCAGGCCGACTTCGACAAACAGGTCGGCGCGGTTCATTTTAACCACGTAGCTCGGCTTCGGTTCCAGATAATGAGGATCCTGGTCTCCCCGGCAGATACTTTCCACCGAAACGAGCTCACCCCCGACCTCGCGCGCAATGGCGGCGAGGTCGGTAGTAGTCGTGACGATATTGACTTTGGCGTTGGCAGACAAAGGAAATATTGCAAGCATCAAAAGCAAAATAAATTTTTTCATAAAATTAAAATACATGCGCCCCATGTACTCCCATGTTGAATTGAAGTTGCAGAAAAGCCTCGTGCTGTTTTTTCGGATTTCCGGCGATATCGACAAAATTGTATTGCCCTTTCAAATGAAAAAACTCCGTGGCCACAAAGGTGATCTCCGGCGAGAGCGACCACCGGCTGAAACCCTCATCGGGAATGCCGATCTTTTCAAACCGGATTCCCGCCTCCCATTGGCGGGCAAACTTGCCGACCAGTTGCGAATAGAAACCCCCCTCAACTTCCTCGCCGACCGCCGCAGTGCGACGACTCAGGAAATATTCGCTTTG is drawn from Deltaproteobacteria bacterium and contains these coding sequences:
- a CDS encoding metal ABC transporter permease, translating into MNNEFLFLLPAFVACLVLTGIHTYLGIHVIARGVIFVDIALAQIAALGMTVALLLGFSLESQTAYFFGLGFTLAGACFFAFFRDDRLPEEALIGVSFAASSALAVLIADRIPHGSEHLKFILNGNILWVGWGQILKTAVIYSVLGFFHYRFRHPFLLVSNNPAEARKQGLKLWLWDLFFYSSFGLVITSSVQMAGILLVFSLLIVPALIALLFTDRLKTRLVVGWILGTVISGGGIAASYAWDLPTGAAIVAAFGITLAGAVVIRKAN
- a CDS encoding zinc ABC transporter substrate-binding protein encodes the protein MKKFILLLMLAIFPLSANAKVNIVTTTTDLAAIAREVGGELVSVESICRGDQDPHYLEPKPSYVVKMNRADLFVEVGLDLEIGWLPVLMTQSRNPKIQRGSTGYLDASRDIPVIEIPAGKVDRSMGDIHPLGNPHYWLDPRNGLIIAREVADKLSVLDPANQPAYRDNLATFESRLKSRIAAWQSLAASLRGKDIVTHHKVFSYFANWLGITIADVIEPKPGIPAPPSHITSLIDLIKSRQIHLIVSENYYDPKPSWELGKKTGAVVRDLATSVGGETGVTTYEGLFDYLIGELKGAL